In Caldicellulosiruptor morganii, the following proteins share a genomic window:
- a CDS encoding DMT family transporter, producing MSARKKILADAILLFITMIWGSSFVLMKNTISQLHPLAFLTLRFLLAWLIILLIFHKNLKNLKIKEMVYGSLIGFFLFLGMALQVVGLKYTYASKSAFITGLTVVLVPIFAAIVERRIPRANVMVGVIFAFTGLYLLNGAKLSQFNFGDFLTLLADFGFVFQIIFIDIFTSREDVNPVNIAIFQLMSGAVLYIIFSAAFGINPLNIKLTLDSVFTILITGVLGTALAFTAQVFVQKYTTPTHTALIFSAEPVFGAIFSAIIPSVATHTTEILPLISYAGCGLILIGMIIAELNPDKNLDTELS from the coding sequence TTGAGTGCAAGAAAAAAGATTCTGGCAGATGCAATACTCCTTTTTATTACAATGATCTGGGGAAGTTCGTTTGTCCTTATGAAAAATACAATCTCCCAGCTTCATCCTCTTGCATTTCTGACATTAAGGTTTTTACTGGCATGGCTTATTATTTTGCTGATATTTCACAAGAATCTTAAAAATTTAAAAATAAAAGAGATGGTTTATGGGAGTTTAATAGGTTTTTTTCTTTTCTTGGGAATGGCTTTGCAGGTTGTGGGATTAAAATACACGTATGCTTCAAAGTCGGCATTTATAACAGGTTTGACAGTTGTTTTGGTACCTATTTTTGCAGCGATTGTTGAAAGAAGGATTCCCAGGGCAAATGTCATGGTTGGTGTGATTTTTGCTTTTACCGGGTTGTACCTCTTAAATGGTGCTAAGCTATCGCAATTTAATTTTGGTGATTTTCTAACCCTGCTTGCAGACTTTGGATTTGTTTTTCAGATAATATTTATTGATATCTTTACATCCAGAGAGGATGTGAACCCGGTTAATATTGCAATATTTCAGCTTATGAGTGGTGCAGTTTTGTATATTATTTTCTCTGCTGCATTTGGAATAAATCCTTTAAATATCAAGCTTACATTGGATTCAGTATTTACGATTCTTATCACAGGGGTACTTGGGACGGCTCTTGCTTTTACTGCGCAGGTATTTGTTCAAAAGTACACAACACCAACCCACACAGCTTTGATATTTTCTGCTGAGCCTGTGTTTGGTGCAATATTTTCAGCAATAATTCCTTCTGTAGCAACTCACACAACTGAAATTTTACCTTTGATTTCTTATGCAGGATGTGGTTTAATCTTAATTGGCATGATCATAGCTGAACTAAACCCGGATAAGAATCTTGATACGGAGTTGAGCTGA
- a CDS encoding helix-turn-helix domain-containing protein codes for MTKLEYLRKQKGLSQSKLGLAVGINPNLISQIERGWRKPYPKLLQSLAAYFEVPVEEIAKPDGTLKEVNSEIA; via the coding sequence ATGACAAAACTGGAATATTTGAGGAAGCAAAAGGGACTTTCACAAAGTAAGCTTGGTCTTGCAGTAGGTATTAATCCAAATTTGATTAGTCAAATTGAAAGGGGATGGCGAAAGCCTTATCCAAAGTTGCTGCAATCCCTGGCAGCATATTTTGAGGTACCCGTCGAGGAGATAGCAAAGCCCGATGGGACACTAAAGGAGGTGAACAGCGAAATAGCATAA
- a CDS encoding MBL fold metallo-hydrolase encodes MEIVFLGGAKEVGASSVLIKAGGKNILVDSGIRMKEDKLPNLQLLRELGGADVCLISHAHLDHIGSLPLIAREYPNIFFYTNQPTKDLVKVLLYDSLKIMDSKEDEIPIYAEKNVEDLLDRTITYGFNYTFEPIEGIKVTFFPAGHILGASMIFIQTQEGSILYTGDFSTDRQLTVDRASLPKIRPDIVICESTYGDRLHTNRSYEEERLFNSIFEVVSKGGKVLIPAFAIGRAQEIILILRNYMRKKKVEFNVYIDGMVKEVIRVYKNNPTFLSSRYYKKVLKGEDIFLSDTINVVSDKKQREEIISSSDPCVIISSSGMLTGGPSVFYAEKLVENQNVLIAITGYQDEESPGRKLLELTELLESERKIELNGKEYEVKCRVEKYGLSAHADRDSILGFLAMLKPRTVIFAHGSDEAISQISDMAVKELEAAIFVPQNGELNTVLIEKPRRQLSFFNVKKLSNDETLNEENIKSLWEYLLENRQEANHITAEHAIMIWNGKQFLERDEVNRVFELLKSCPYFEQNPRKPYLFKILSKAEVEEKLKPKPMEQNRMRDLAFEMFKDYGLYKVGMDTEKFSVTFYFNFPYIANKLEDKIKEFEEKTLWKVEVNPNVNLTYVQKYISGLLEEKGVKLLKFSYNPVINAVVVRPNKELDSMKDMSSEFFKQTGIELIFDMEKKEDETAKTQNKDRMEQNKALLLIDLYFENEKDRVYKKSIKESGKYIELSFVTPFVAEKYKEKLGELSQKTGWEIRVSQTINQVEMVNILKDILARYSIDLVKNPSIYPAAREVKVKLAEEISKDIADKIANEFFERTGFNLKFS; translated from the coding sequence ATGGAGATAGTTTTTCTTGGCGGTGCAAAAGAGGTTGGAGCTTCCAGTGTTTTAATAAAGGCTGGTGGAAAAAACATTCTGGTTGACTCAGGTATAAGGATGAAGGAGGACAAGCTTCCCAACTTGCAGCTTCTTCGTGAGCTTGGTGGAGCGGATGTTTGTCTTATTTCACATGCGCACCTTGATCACATAGGCAGTCTTCCTCTTATAGCAAGAGAGTATCCTAATATATTTTTCTATACCAATCAGCCAACAAAAGATCTGGTGAAAGTGCTTTTGTATGATAGCTTAAAAATTATGGATTCAAAAGAAGATGAGATTCCAATATATGCAGAAAAGAATGTTGAGGATTTACTTGACAGAACAATTACCTATGGTTTTAATTACACATTTGAACCCATAGAAGGGATAAAGGTTACTTTTTTCCCTGCGGGACATATTCTTGGAGCATCCATGATTTTTATTCAGACCCAGGAAGGTAGTATACTCTACACAGGCGATTTTTCCACTGACAGGCAGCTTACTGTTGACAGGGCTTCTTTGCCCAAAATCAGACCGGATATTGTGATTTGTGAATCAACATATGGTGACAGGCTACACACAAACAGAAGCTATGAGGAGGAAAGACTGTTTAATAGTATATTCGAGGTTGTTTCAAAAGGAGGCAAGGTTTTAATTCCTGCTTTTGCAATTGGAAGAGCTCAGGAGATAATTCTAATTTTGAGAAATTACATGAGAAAGAAAAAGGTAGAGTTCAATGTATATATTGATGGAATGGTAAAAGAGGTTATAAGGGTCTACAAAAACAATCCCACATTTTTGTCTTCAAGATATTACAAAAAAGTGCTGAAAGGTGAAGATATATTTTTATCAGATACCATTAACGTAGTATCTGACAAAAAACAAAGAGAAGAGATTATATCTTCATCAGACCCCTGTGTTATAATCTCAAGCTCAGGAATGTTAACCGGTGGTCCTTCTGTATTCTATGCCGAAAAATTGGTGGAAAATCAAAATGTGCTGATTGCAATTACAGGGTATCAGGATGAAGAGTCGCCTGGAAGAAAACTTCTTGAGCTGACCGAGCTTTTGGAGAGTGAAAGAAAGATTGAACTAAATGGCAAGGAATATGAGGTAAAGTGCAGAGTTGAAAAGTACGGGCTTTCTGCACATGCAGACAGGGATAGTATCTTAGGATTTTTGGCAATGCTAAAACCCAGAACTGTTATTTTTGCTCATGGGAGCGATGAGGCCATTTCACAGATTTCAGATATGGCTGTAAAAGAGCTTGAAGCAGCAATTTTTGTTCCTCAAAATGGAGAATTGAATACAGTTTTGATTGAAAAACCAAGAAGACAGCTATCATTTTTCAATGTTAAAAAGCTGAGCAATGATGAAACTTTGAATGAAGAAAATATCAAGAGCCTCTGGGAGTACCTTCTTGAAAACAGACAGGAAGCAAATCATATCACAGCAGAACACGCAATCATGATATGGAATGGGAAACAGTTTTTAGAGAGGGATGAAGTAAACAGGGTATTTGAACTTTTGAAATCCTGCCCGTACTTTGAGCAAAATCCACGCAAACCTTATCTTTTCAAAATTCTATCTAAAGCCGAGGTTGAGGAAAAGCTCAAGCCAAAGCCTATGGAACAGAACAGGATGAGAGATCTTGCTTTTGAAATGTTTAAAGATTACGGGCTTTACAAGGTTGGTATGGATACTGAAAAATTTTCTGTAACTTTTTATTTCAACTTTCCTTATATAGCAAATAAACTTGAGGATAAAATAAAAGAGTTTGAAGAAAAGACTCTGTGGAAGGTAGAGGTAAACCCAAATGTAAATTTGACATATGTCCAAAAATATATAAGTGGGTTGTTAGAAGAAAAAGGTGTAAAGCTGCTAAAATTTTCCTACAATCCTGTGATAAATGCTGTTGTAGTAAGACCAAATAAAGAGCTTGATTCGATGAAAGATATGTCTTCTGAATTTTTCAAGCAGACTGGTATTGAGCTTATATTTGATATGGAGAAAAAAGAGGATGAAACAGCAAAAACACAGAATAAAGACAGGATGGAACAAAACAAGGCTTTACTTTTGATAGACCTGTATTTTGAAAATGAAAAGGACAGGGTTTATAAAAAGAGCATAAAAGAGAGTGGAAAATACATTGAACTTTCATTTGTAACACCATTTGTTGCAGAAAAGTACAAAGAAAAGCTTGGAGAGCTTTCACAAAAGACCGGCTGGGAAATAAGAGTTTCGCAAACAATAAACCAGGTTGAGATGGTAAATATCCTGAAAGATATTTTGGCACGCTATAGCATTGACCTGGTAAAAAATCCAAGTATTTATCCTGCAGCAAGAGAAGTTAAGGTGAAGCTGGCAGAAGAAATTTCCAAAGACATTGCAGATAAAATTGCAAATGAATTTTTCGAAAGAACAGGGTTTAATTTGAAATTTAGCTAA
- a CDS encoding helix-turn-helix domain-containing protein, which translates to MDRVYNCVSYVCSEGYEWEERGLEIDDMLISLYFKGISWSFNEKYGIGFSGKIGKTINWYFGSTQEVKINYPVLLAKSDKTLVLNIWQQYPSLYKKFANLQPTKNNILQFANSFGNIKDYYFHKNVISKNGVKSYSVDNIFIGCSYEEWRKEIFEMFENVKLLEIIQRFEEFDLDDIVHIGEDLITIWLPIEALPKWVYPCESDKMFDEKTQNLLQNILSQSEGKYLEIVWSHKGNYRIETIRKSSIQQIFEDNVKPDFYFSPEGKLQILKYTLMKRINKKITNNVTLRNLINPQTGEIDEFIFSDNLLTTMYLQLNNDFLKKRNIKRCLYCGEYFTPVKENQYYCPEEAEIIIQEKNKFIRKIVPTGKHCKNYDYTKNKPKIIDMYKKGMTIEEISTLTGRPIEQIKRWVKR; encoded by the coding sequence ATGGACAGAGTTTATAATTGTGTTTCTTATGTATGTTCTGAAGGTTATGAATGGGAAGAAAGAGGATTAGAAATAGACGATATGTTAATCTCATTATATTTTAAAGGTATATCATGGAGTTTTAATGAAAAATATGGTATAGGCTTTTCAGGTAAAATTGGAAAAACTATTAATTGGTATTTTGGTTCTACCCAAGAAGTAAAAATAAATTATCCTGTATTACTTGCAAAGTCAGATAAAACTTTAGTATTAAATATATGGCAACAATATCCTTCACTTTATAAAAAATTTGCTAATTTACAACCTACAAAAAATAATATTCTCCAGTTCGCAAATTCTTTCGGCAATATCAAAGATTATTATTTTCACAAAAATGTCATAAGTAAAAATGGTGTCAAATCTTACAGTGTCGACAATATCTTTATTGGCTGTTCTTATGAAGAATGGAGAAAAGAAATTTTTGAAATGTTTGAAAACGTAAAGCTTTTAGAAATAATTCAAAGATTTGAGGAATTTGACCTTGACGATATAGTGCATATAGGTGAAGATTTAATAACTATATGGCTTCCTATTGAAGCCTTGCCTAAATGGGTTTACCCTTGTGAATCAGATAAAATGTTCGATGAAAAGACACAAAATTTGCTACAAAATATTCTTTCTCAAAGTGAAGGCAAATACCTTGAGATTGTCTGGTCCCACAAAGGTAATTATCGTATAGAAACTATTAGAAAATCTTCTATTCAGCAAATTTTTGAAGATAATGTAAAGCCTGATTTTTATTTTAGTCCAGAAGGGAAATTGCAAATTTTAAAATACACTTTAATGAAACGTATAAACAAGAAAATAACAAATAATGTAACGTTGCGAAATTTAATAAATCCTCAAACAGGTGAAATAGATGAATTTATATTCTCAGATAATTTACTAACCACTATGTATTTGCAACTTAATAATGACTTTTTGAAAAAAAGAAATATAAAACGTTGTTTATATTGTGGAGAATATTTTACACCTGTTAAAGAAAATCAGTATTATTGTCCTGAAGAAGCGGAAATAATAATTCAAGAAAAAAACAAGTTTATAAGAAAAATTGTACCTACAGGTAAGCATTGTAAAAATTATGATTATACTAAAAATAAGCCAAAGATTATAGATATGTATAAAAAAGGTATGACGATAGAAGAAATATCCACTTTAACAGGTAGACCAATTGAACAAATCAAAAGATGGGTAAAAAGATAA
- a CDS encoding CHC2 zinc finger domain-containing protein, which yields MQLEEIVKEIKSKVDIVDYIGRYLTLQKEGSSYKAVCPFHPDKNPSFYIKPSEQFFKCFGCDNKGDVITFAMKYHSLEFKEAVEMLAKEIGISVDDKKSENNLQKQQEPVEQIITYVERCQVNSSLAKSYFASRGIPDSFIEKYRVGFDIEANAVVFPIVQDGKVICWTRRNIGETEHKYDFPKGFNGMPFNLDILKDEQQTSVFITEGIFDALTIEAALGQPAIALNSCNNQSNFLQALNKIKPKNKKFYILFDNDENEAGQKAAKQLFDKLKTEYKVALCNWDRDIPYKDINEFWLANPEDCIKFLQWQLKTSFYPYALISMLPSYEDFIKSERFESIPTGFKNLDKVLNGGLVAGNLYVFGAKPSVGKTTFLLQLMDNFLQQGYDCVFLSAEMPKEEILTRIFCREYGLKKANVKVPAFDFYRKLRTKSASSEEMQDYMNVVQDYVKKYAFRLHIIEQQKLDDIPYTLDHLQKPILFIDYLQLLQPAKPYQSDKQRVDLIMQELFEIKNRFLIPVVAISSLNRENYDKDDMTAFKESGSIEYGTAAAFLMQRDDDRVVHDYYKGNGYTITFKCVKNRYGSIGDDITMRFWGGIYLFEEIDSKDNSL from the coding sequence ATGCAATTAGAAGAGATTGTCAAAGAAATCAAAAGCAAGGTAGACATTGTTGACTATATAGGACGATACCTGACATTGCAAAAAGAAGGCAGCAGCTACAAAGCTGTGTGTCCATTTCATCCTGATAAGAACCCGTCATTCTATATCAAACCCAGTGAACAGTTTTTCAAATGTTTCGGTTGTGATAACAAGGGCGATGTAATTACATTTGCGATGAAATATCACAGTTTAGAGTTTAAGGAGGCGGTAGAAATGCTTGCTAAAGAAATAGGCATTTCTGTTGATGATAAAAAATCAGAAAACAATTTACAAAAACAACAAGAACCTGTTGAACAGATTATAACATATGTCGAAAGATGTCAAGTTAATTCAAGTTTAGCAAAGAGTTATTTTGCAAGTAGAGGAATCCCCGATTCCTTTATTGAAAAGTACAGAGTTGGCTTTGACATTGAAGCAAACGCTGTTGTCTTCCCTATTGTTCAAGATGGCAAAGTGATATGCTGGACACGTCGCAACATAGGGGAAACAGAACACAAATACGATTTTCCTAAAGGCTTTAATGGTATGCCTTTTAATTTAGATATTCTCAAAGACGAACAACAAACCAGTGTATTTATCACTGAAGGCATTTTTGACGCACTAACAATTGAAGCAGCTTTAGGGCAACCAGCAATTGCTTTGAATAGCTGCAACAATCAAAGCAATTTTTTGCAAGCATTAAATAAAATTAAACCTAAAAACAAAAAATTCTACATCTTGTTTGACAATGACGAAAACGAGGCAGGACAAAAAGCAGCAAAACAGCTTTTTGATAAGCTAAAAACAGAATACAAGGTTGCTTTGTGCAATTGGGATAGAGATATCCCCTACAAAGACATTAACGAGTTTTGGCTTGCTAATCCTGAAGACTGCATAAAATTCCTACAATGGCAGTTAAAAACATCGTTTTACCCATATGCACTTATCAGCATGCTACCCAGTTACGAGGACTTTATCAAATCGGAAAGATTTGAATCAATCCCTACTGGCTTTAAGAACCTTGATAAAGTGTTAAACGGTGGACTTGTTGCAGGTAACCTGTATGTCTTTGGTGCAAAGCCCAGTGTAGGTAAAACAACCTTTTTGCTACAGCTTATGGATAACTTTTTGCAGCAAGGCTATGATTGTGTTTTCCTATCTGCAGAAATGCCAAAAGAAGAGATTCTGACCAGAATATTTTGTCGTGAATATGGGCTAAAAAAGGCAAATGTCAAAGTACCAGCTTTCGATTTTTACCGCAAACTCAGGACCAAATCTGCAAGCAGTGAAGAAATGCAAGATTACATGAATGTTGTACAAGACTATGTCAAAAAGTATGCGTTTAGACTGCATATTATAGAACAACAAAAACTTGATGATATACCCTACACACTTGACCACCTGCAAAAGCCTATTCTGTTTATTGATTACTTGCAGCTTCTACAACCAGCAAAACCATATCAAAGCGATAAGCAGCGTGTAGACCTGATAATGCAGGAATTATTTGAAATCAAAAACCGATTCCTAATACCGGTTGTAGCAATTAGTAGCTTGAACCGTGAAAACTATGACAAAGACGATATGACAGCCTTCAAAGAATCAGGTTCAATTGAATATGGCACGGCTGCAGCATTCTTAATGCAAAGAGACGATGACCGTGTGGTTCATGATTACTACAAAGGAAATGGCTACACAATTACATTTAAATGTGTCAAAAACAGATATGGCAGCATTGGAGATGACATCACAATGAGATTTTGGGGTGGAATTTACTTATTTGAAGAAATAGACAGCAAAGATAACAGCTTATAG
- a CDS encoding amino acid ABC transporter ATP-binding protein — MKDNEMTNKKMIIAKDIVKYFGHNLILDRVSLEVDRGEVVVIIGPSGSGKSTFLRCLNHLERINSGYIEVDGFVIEDKGLHEKHKKHSPKEIARFCSQIGMVFQRFNLFPHMTALENVTIGPIVVNKMKREEAIEIGLELLEKVGLKDKANSYPAQLSGGQQQRVAIARALAMKPKVMLFDEPTSALDPELVGEVLNVMKELANEGMTMLVVTHEMGFAREVADRVVFMDKGRIIEEGLPEEIFTNPKEERTRQFLQKIL; from the coding sequence ATGAAGGACAATGAAATGACAAATAAGAAGATGATAATAGCAAAAGACATTGTCAAATATTTTGGACATAATCTCATACTGGACAGGGTATCTTTGGAAGTTGACAGGGGAGAGGTTGTAGTAATTATTGGACCGTCGGGTTCTGGCAAGAGCACATTTTTAAGATGTCTTAACCACTTGGAAAGGATTAATTCGGGATACATTGAGGTTGATGGATTTGTAATTGAAGACAAGGGACTTCATGAAAAGCACAAAAAACACAGCCCGAAGGAAATAGCAAGGTTTTGTTCACAGATAGGTATGGTATTTCAGCGATTCAATCTTTTTCCTCACATGACAGCGCTTGAAAATGTCACAATTGGTCCTATTGTTGTAAATAAGATGAAAAGAGAAGAAGCAATAGAAATTGGTCTTGAGCTGCTTGAAAAGGTGGGACTTAAAGACAAAGCAAATTCATACCCTGCCCAGCTTTCCGGTGGGCAGCAGCAGAGGGTTGCAATTGCAAGAGCTCTTGCTATGAAACCCAAAGTTATGCTTTTTGATGAGCCAACCTCAGCTCTTGACCCGGAGCTTGTTGGTGAGGTTTTGAATGTCATGAAAGAGCTTGCAAATGAAGGTATGACAATGCTTGTTGTAACCCATGAGATGGGGTTTGCCAGAGAGGTTGCTGACAGAGTTGTGTTTATGGACAAAGGCAGGATAATTGAAGAAGGGCTACCTGAAGAAATTTTTACAAATCCAAAAGAGGAAAGAACAAGGCAGTTTTTGCAAAAGATATTGTAA
- a CDS encoding tyrosine-type recombinase/integrase, with translation MPKRSFVKVDWQEAMQQFLFYKRAEGRSELTLKDYEYHITHFFTLYPNCFHDEKQLKKNLFEYLSQPIKPATYNLRLSYLKAFFKWCVEESILNSNPLEGIPKKKAEGRIVNIDKETLERLLQLPDKNTFCGLRDYALILLTLDTGIRPKEAFSLLIEHFDFKTLQVYIPSDVAKTRVARVLPILPVTANAIKRLIAARHPEWNERVPVFCTVTGRPLTRDIWHERMQMYSKKLGVKIRPYDLRHTFALLYLKNGGYELSLQRTLGHTTLEMTKRYVHFTQNDLREINNAASPLNILLQQTKRVKNKLK, from the coding sequence ATGCCTAAAAGAAGCTTTGTTAAAGTTGACTGGCAAGAGGCAATGCAGCAATTTTTGTTTTACAAGCGTGCAGAGGGCAGAAGTGAATTGACACTTAAAGATTATGAGTATCACATAACACACTTTTTTACACTTTATCCTAATTGCTTTCACGATGAAAAGCAACTTAAAAAGAACTTGTTCGAATATCTTTCGCAGCCAATTAAACCTGCAACCTACAACCTGAGATTGTCATATTTGAAGGCTTTCTTTAAATGGTGTGTCGAGGAAAGCATTCTTAATTCAAATCCTTTAGAAGGGATTCCCAAAAAGAAAGCCGAGGGTCGAATTGTCAACATTGATAAAGAGACTTTAGAAAGGCTTTTGCAATTGCCAGACAAAAACACATTTTGCGGTTTGCGTGATTATGCATTGATTTTGCTTACATTGGATACGGGAATAAGACCAAAAGAAGCATTTTCTCTTCTTATTGAACACTTTGACTTTAAAACGCTGCAAGTTTACATTCCAAGTGATGTGGCTAAAACAAGAGTGGCAAGAGTACTGCCTATCCTACCAGTTACAGCAAATGCAATTAAAAGATTAATTGCAGCAAGACACCCAGAATGGAATGAAAGAGTACCGGTGTTTTGTACAGTAACAGGTCGTCCACTTACACGTGACATATGGCACGAAAGAATGCAGATGTATAGCAAAAAGCTTGGCGTCAAAATACGACCGTACGATTTGCGACACACATTTGCTTTGCTTTATCTCAAGAACGGCGGCTATGAACTAAGCTTGCAAAGGACATTGGGACATACCACGTTGGAGATGACCAAGCGGTATGTCCACTTCACGCAAAACGACCTGCGAGAGATAAACAATGCAGCTTCACCTTTAAATATATTATTGCAACAAACAAAAAGAGTCAAAAACAAATTGAAATAA
- a CDS encoding sensory rhodopsin transducer has protein sequence MKALGKKVWVIPDGYIPSEGSMSIPGHECLCIVNTGDVDAKVKLTVFFEDRDPLESDYFVVRAKRTIHAWLNRPELIGNLVIPREVPYSLVVESDQNIVVQMSRLDTRLGNMALLSVIGFPVE, from the coding sequence ATGAAAGCTTTGGGTAAAAAGGTGTGGGTGATCCCGGATGGTTATATTCCATCCGAGGGATCAATGTCGATTCCAGGGCATGAGTGTTTGTGCATAGTGAATACTGGAGATGTTGATGCAAAGGTAAAACTTACGGTCTTTTTTGAGGACAGAGATCCATTGGAGAGCGATTATTTTGTTGTCAGGGCAAAAAGAACAATTCACGCATGGCTAAACAGGCCAGAACTGATAGGAAATCTTGTTATTCCCAGAGAAGTCCCATATTCTTTGGTAGTTGAAAGCGACCAGAACATTGTTGTCCAGATGTCAAGATTGGATACGCGACTCGGTAACATGGCTCTTTTGAGTGTAATTGGATTTCCAGTTGAGTAA
- a CDS encoding amino acid ABC transporter permease, with the protein MAENVIIKYFPVLLKASVVTIELTAIAVTIGLVFGLIAALFRISKLKVLNLIGSFYVWLFRGTPLLLQIFFIYYGLPKIIPALTLPAFLAGAIALIINSGAYTAEIIRAAILSIDRGQYEAAKALGMTYLQTMRYVIMPQTYKRLIPPIGNEFIALLKDSSLVSTIGMVELMRAAQLKASQTGRDAEIYIAALIIYLALTTIFSTIFNWLEKRLGKYEGQ; encoded by the coding sequence TTGGCTGAAAATGTCATAATAAAGTACTTTCCTGTGCTTTTGAAAGCAAGCGTTGTTACAATTGAACTTACTGCAATTGCAGTAACAATCGGGCTTGTTTTTGGACTTATTGCAGCGCTTTTTAGAATTTCGAAGCTAAAAGTTTTAAACTTAATAGGAAGCTTTTACGTCTGGCTGTTTAGAGGCACCCCGCTGCTTTTGCAGATATTTTTCATTTACTATGGTCTTCCCAAAATTATTCCGGCACTCACACTGCCAGCTTTCTTAGCGGGTGCAATTGCTCTTATTATCAACTCCGGGGCATATACAGCAGAAATCATAAGAGCAGCTATTTTGTCTATTGACAGAGGTCAGTATGAGGCGGCAAAAGCGCTGGGTATGACATATCTTCAGACAATGAGATATGTGATTATGCCACAGACATATAAAAGGCTTATACCACCTATTGGCAATGAATTTATTGCACTTTTGAAAGACTCATCGCTTGTCTCCACAATAGGCATGGTTGAGCTAATGCGTGCAGCACAGCTAAAAGCGTCTCAAACAGGAAGGGATGCAGAGATTTATATTGCTGCGCTTATCATTTACCTTGCGCTTACCACAATTTTTTCGACCATATTTAATTGGCTTGAAAAGAGGCTGGGGAAATATGAAGGACAATGA
- a CDS encoding dienelactone hydrolase family protein encodes MSNVFEEYFGIHNKPHYLNQQLTYDILQSCNFEFQKNILEKLQSLLYLSLDLCFTEKSIKENFNENFTEELIIGNLSNIESEAVFLKPVSSNPPYPVVVVLHDHGGFYYWGKERIFMDDTTQPFLREYREKFYSSKRWALDLLEKGVAVFCPDAFYFGKRRLPQELIKTFVDNGTFKELIGFTDGSDEFIRLFNRISSELEGIIFKNINLYGTNWPSILINEDIAWLNYLLAREDVDKSRIGCMGFSLGGFRTLFLSALKREIKVSIIIAFMSEFSKMLGQTARHTFMVHIPGFTRFLDLPDIAALIVPRKLFVMQCNEDSLFPFDAMKSAVDKIEEYYKEAGCRDNFLYKFYPNPHQFNSYMQEDAINYIFSNIQK; translated from the coding sequence ATGTCAAATGTGTTTGAAGAATATTTTGGCATCCACAACAAACCCCATTACCTCAATCAGCAATTGACATATGATATTTTACAGTCATGTAATTTTGAATTTCAAAAAAATATACTTGAGAAATTGCAGTCTTTGCTTTATTTAAGTTTAGATTTGTGTTTTACTGAAAAGAGCATAAAAGAAAACTTCAACGAAAACTTTACAGAAGAATTAATAATTGGTAACCTAAGTAATATAGAATCCGAAGCGGTATTTTTAAAACCCGTTAGCTCAAATCCACCATATCCTGTGGTTGTAGTCTTGCATGACCATGGTGGTTTTTATTACTGGGGCAAAGAGAGAATCTTTATGGATGATACTACACAGCCTTTTTTAAGAGAGTACAGAGAAAAGTTTTATTCATCAAAAAGATGGGCTCTTGACCTGCTTGAAAAAGGAGTTGCGGTGTTCTGCCCTGATGCTTTTTATTTTGGAAAAAGAAGACTTCCTCAGGAGTTAATAAAGACATTTGTGGATAATGGAACTTTTAAGGAGCTTATAGGTTTTACTGATGGCAGCGACGAATTTATTAGGCTTTTTAACAGGATTTCCTCAGAACTTGAAGGGATAATATTTAAGAACATAAATCTGTACGGGACAAACTGGCCAAGTATCTTGATTAACGAAGACATTGCATGGTTAAATTATCTCTTGGCACGAGAGGATGTTGATAAAAGCAGAATTGGATGCATGGGTTTTTCGCTGGGCGGATTTAGAACATTATTTTTGAGCGCTTTGAAAAGAGAAATTAAAGTAAGTATAATAATTGCTTTTATGTCTGAGTTTTCAAAAATGCTGGGACAAACAGCAAGACATACCTTTATGGTACATATCCCCGGTTTTACGCGTTTTTTAGACCTACCAGATATAGCAGCACTTATAGTACCAAGAAAACTGTTTGTAATGCAATGCAATGAAGATTCGTTATTCCCATTTGATGCAATGAAAAGTGCAGTAGATAAGATTGAAGAGTATTACAAAGAAGCAGGTTGCAGAGATAATTTCTTATACAAGTTTTACCCAAATCCGCATCAATTTAATTCATACATGCAAGAAGATGCGATTAATTATATATTTTCAAATATTCAAAAGTAA